A region from the Gemmatimonadota bacterium genome encodes:
- a CDS encoding glycosyltransferase, whose product MRILWLKTELLHPLDKGGRIRTYHMLKALKRDHHITYLTLDDGNAAPDAIERASEYCHELDRVPFRTTPKDSPRLYGDLLLNVFSRLPYAVAKYRSREMEARVRRQVASGRYDVLVCDFLFPSRNVPGGLGCPTVLFQHNVEAAIWERHTQVSRSRLRRTYFGSQWRRMRWIEGRECRRFDHVVAVSEADAHKMEADYGLPSVSWVPTGVDTDYFKPSHGPPAGSRELVFTGAMDWMPNEDAIVFFAEEILPKVRARVPDAQLTLVGRNPTERIRRMAEASAGLELVGRVPDVRPYVERAAAFVVPIRIGGGTRLKIFEAMAMERPVITTRVGAEGLPVEDRSHVRFADEADAFADVVVELLEDEEEARRLGGAGAAYVREHFGWDRIAEAFAAICEDVAGGRVPLPARASP is encoded by the coding sequence ATGCGCATCCTGTGGCTCAAAACCGAGTTGCTCCATCCACTGGACAAGGGTGGGCGCATCCGGACCTACCACATGCTGAAGGCGCTGAAGCGCGACCATCACATCACCTATCTCACGCTGGACGACGGAAACGCGGCGCCCGACGCCATCGAGCGCGCCAGCGAGTACTGCCACGAGCTCGATCGGGTCCCGTTCCGCACCACGCCCAAGGACTCTCCCCGCCTGTACGGCGACCTCTTGCTCAACGTGTTCTCCCGCCTGCCCTACGCGGTCGCGAAGTATCGGTCCCGCGAGATGGAGGCCCGGGTACGTAGGCAGGTCGCCAGCGGACGCTACGACGTGCTGGTCTGCGACTTCCTCTTTCCCAGTCGCAACGTCCCGGGCGGGCTCGGATGCCCGACAGTCCTGTTTCAGCACAACGTCGAAGCCGCGATCTGGGAGCGGCACACACAGGTCTCGCGCTCCCGGCTGCGACGCACCTACTTCGGCAGCCAATGGCGGCGCATGCGCTGGATCGAAGGGCGCGAGTGCCGGCGCTTCGACCATGTGGTGGCGGTCTCGGAGGCCGACGCCCACAAGATGGAAGCGGACTACGGTCTCCCCTCGGTGTCGTGGGTCCCCACCGGGGTCGACACCGACTACTTCAAGCCGTCGCACGGGCCTCCAGCAGGCTCGCGCGAGCTTGTCTTCACAGGCGCCATGGACTGGATGCCCAACGAGGACGCGATCGTCTTCTTCGCCGAGGAGATCCTTCCCAAGGTGCGGGCGCGGGTGCCCGATGCCCAGCTGACGTTGGTGGGACGGAATCCCACCGAACGAATCCGTCGCATGGCGGAGGCGTCGGCCGGTCTGGAACTGGTGGGACGCGTTCCCGACGTGAGGCCCTACGTCGAGCGCGCTGCCGCCTTCGTCGTGCCGATTCGGATCGGAGGGGGCACGCGTCTCAAGATCTTCGAGGCGATGGCCATGGAGCGGCCGGTGATCACCACCCGCGTCGGCGCCGAGGGCCTTCCGGTCGAGGACCGCTCACACGTGCGCTTTGCCGACGAGGCGGACGCGTTCGCCGACGTGGTGGTCGAGTTGCTGGAGGACGAGGAGGAGGCTCGCCGGCTGGGTGGCGCGGGAGCCGCCTACGTGCGCGAGCACTTCGGGTGGGATCGGATCGCCGAGGCGTTCGCTGCGATCTGCGAGGATGTAGCGGGCGGGCGGGTGCCGTTGCCCGCGCGCGCCTCGCCCTAG
- the cysS gene encoding cysteine--tRNA ligase yields MSLELYDTLTRSARPFEPLHAPRVLVYACGPTVYNHAHIGNFRSFVFYDVLRRYLIWSGYDVRFVMNLTDVDDKTIEGARRRGVPLQEYTRPYADAILSESAALGIRRPDATPLATHWVPQMLDFIGRLIEKGLAYTTEDGSVYYRIAAFPDYGKLSGIDPDAVRSGARVAVDEYAKDDARDFALWKAAKPVDEEVGAAWDSPWGRGRPGWHIECSAMSMGELAETLDIHLGGEDLVFPHHEDEIAQSEGLTGRTFVRYWVHVKHLLLEDRKMSKSLGNTLTVRQLLDAGVDPAAVRHMLISSHYRHELNFKREGLAASSAAVRRLADLALRLEEEGQSAFSHSTRMEELAARLRAEFRAAMDDDLNTPNALAALFGWVRDVNAELDAHPGTPGSERAQAREALESVDSVLGLLELARRAQETSAGREREIEALVAQRDEARARRDFQAADDIRDRLAAEGVILEDTPGGTRWKLAAGGDRSG; encoded by the coding sequence ATGTCGCTGGAGCTCTACGATACCCTGACCCGGTCCGCCCGGCCCTTCGAGCCGCTGCATGCGCCGCGGGTTCTCGTATATGCCTGCGGACCGACGGTGTACAACCACGCGCACATCGGGAACTTCCGGTCCTTCGTCTTCTATGACGTCCTCCGCCGCTACCTGATCTGGTCGGGCTACGACGTTCGCTTCGTCATGAACCTGACCGACGTCGACGACAAGACCATCGAAGGAGCACGACGCCGCGGCGTTCCGCTGCAGGAGTACACCCGTCCCTACGCGGATGCCATCCTGTCGGAGTCCGCGGCGCTCGGGATCCGCCGCCCGGATGCGACTCCGCTCGCGACGCATTGGGTTCCGCAGATGTTGGACTTCATCGGTCGCCTGATCGAGAAGGGTCTGGCCTACACCACGGAAGACGGCTCGGTGTACTACCGCATCGCGGCCTTTCCAGACTATGGGAAGCTGTCGGGGATCGATCCCGATGCGGTGCGCTCGGGTGCCCGCGTGGCGGTAGACGAATACGCCAAGGACGACGCCCGCGATTTCGCGCTGTGGAAGGCCGCCAAGCCGGTGGACGAGGAGGTCGGTGCGGCTTGGGATTCACCGTGGGGGCGGGGGCGGCCCGGCTGGCACATCGAGTGCTCGGCCATGAGCATGGGCGAGCTGGCCGAGACGTTGGATATCCACCTGGGTGGCGAGGACCTGGTCTTTCCCCACCACGAGGACGAGATCGCGCAGTCGGAGGGGCTGACCGGCCGGACCTTCGTGCGGTACTGGGTGCACGTGAAGCACCTTCTGCTCGAAGACCGCAAGATGTCGAAGTCGTTGGGCAACACACTCACCGTGCGACAACTCCTCGACGCAGGCGTGGACCCTGCCGCGGTGCGGCACATGTTGATCTCGTCGCACTACCGTCACGAGCTGAACTTCAAGCGCGAAGGCCTCGCGGCATCGAGTGCAGCCGTGCGCCGGCTCGCTGATCTCGCACTCCGCCTGGAAGAGGAGGGGCAGTCCGCCTTCAGCCACTCCACGCGCATGGAGGAGTTGGCGGCACGGCTGCGGGCCGAGTTCCGCGCGGCCATGGACGACGACCTCAACACCCCCAATGCGCTGGCCGCGTTGTTCGGGTGGGTGCGCGATGTGAACGCGGAGCTGGATGCCCATCCCGGCACGCCGGGGAGCGAGCGCGCTCAGGCGCGGGAGGCCCTGGAGTCGGTCGATTCGGTCCTGGGGCTGCTCGAGCTGGCGCGACGAGCGCAGGAGACGTCGGCGGGGCGGGAGCGGGAGATCGAAGCGCTGGTGGCCCAGCGGGACGAGGCCCGGGCGCGCAGGGATTTCCAGGCGGCGGACGACATCCGGGATCGGCTCGCTGCCGAGGGCGTGATCCTGGAAGACACGCCTGGGGGGACCCGCTGGAAGCTGGCGGCGGGAGGGGACCGATCCGGTTGA
- the pyrF gene encoding orotidine-5'-phosphate decarboxylase codes for MSPDPLESGRPQVALALDVPDRGTALALLDRLGPEPRIYKVGLELFAAEGPALVREVLQRGHRVFLDLKLHDIPNTVAGAVAVAARLGVEWLTVHTSGGPTMLEAAARAAQGGVRLLGVTVLTSLDAPALSLLLGRAPVDVEQEVRRRAGWALDAGLDGVVCSVAEASGLREAFGRRLLLVTPGIRLVHQGVDDQARVASPTEAARAGSDLLVIGRAVTGAADPAAALARVHAELAAAFQRT; via the coding sequence GTGAGTCCAGATCCTCTCGAGAGCGGACGACCGCAGGTTGCTCTGGCTCTCGATGTACCCGACCGGGGCACTGCCCTGGCCCTCCTCGATCGCTTGGGGCCCGAGCCGCGGATCTACAAGGTCGGCCTCGAGCTCTTCGCCGCCGAGGGGCCCGCGCTGGTTCGCGAGGTGCTGCAGAGGGGCCATCGGGTCTTCCTCGACCTCAAGCTCCACGACATCCCCAACACCGTGGCCGGCGCAGTCGCGGTGGCCGCCCGCCTGGGGGTCGAGTGGCTGACCGTGCACACGAGCGGCGGGCCGACCATGCTGGAGGCCGCCGCGCGAGCGGCTCAGGGGGGGGTGCGTCTGTTGGGGGTGACGGTGCTGACGTCTTTGGATGCCCCGGCCCTCTCGCTCCTGTTGGGGCGGGCGCCGGTCGACGTGGAACAGGAGGTCCGCCGCAGGGCCGGATGGGCGCTCGACGCCGGTCTGGACGGCGTGGTCTGCTCGGTGGCGGAGGCCAGCGGGCTGCGCGAGGCCTTCGGGCGGCGCCTCTTGCTGGTGACCCCCGGGATCCGTCTCGTCCATCAGGGGGTCGATGACCAGGCCCGGGTCGCGTCCCCGACGGAGGCCGCCCGGGCGGGGTCCGACCTCCTGGTGATCGGCCGTGCCGTCACCGGCGCCGCGGACCCTGCGGCGGCGCTCGCCCGGGTGCACGCGGAGCTGGCCGCCGCGTTCCAGCGAACGTGA